The following proteins are co-located in the Helicobacter acinonychis genome:
- a CDS encoding amino acid ABC transporter ATP-binding protein, with protein sequence MSVILETKGLKKTYQNHLVLDGINFTLNKGEVAVILGPSGCGKSTFLKCLNGLEKIDEGEILFENINLNTPSTNWNKMRQKIGMVFQNYELFLHLNVLDNILLAPLKVQKRSKDEVISQAIELLKRVGLEHKQKAYPKELSGGQKQRVAIVRSLCMQPKIMLFDEVTASLDPEMVKEVLEVILELAKTGMSMVIVTHEMKFAQKIASKIVFFDSGKIAEENSAKEFFNHPKSQRAQKFLETFHFLGSC encoded by the coding sequence ATGAGCGTGATTTTAGAAACCAAAGGGTTAAAAAAAACCTATCAAAACCATTTGGTTTTAGACGGCATTAATTTCACTTTAAATAAGGGTGAAGTGGCAGTGATTTTAGGGCCTAGTGGGTGTGGGAAAAGTACTTTTTTAAAGTGTTTGAATGGGCTTGAAAAGATTGATGAAGGTGAAATTCTTTTTGAAAACATTAACCTTAATACGCCAAGCACTAACTGGAATAAAATGCGCCAAAAAATAGGCATGGTGTTTCAAAATTATGAATTGTTCTTGCATTTAAATGTGCTGGATAATATCTTGCTCGCTCCTTTAAAAGTGCAAAAACGCTCCAAAGATGAGGTCATTTCTCAAGCCATAGAGCTTTTAAAACGAGTGGGTTTGGAGCATAAACAAAAAGCTTACCCTAAAGAGTTGAGCGGTGGGCAAAAACAGCGAGTAGCGATTGTGCGTTCTTTATGCATGCAGCCAAAAATCATGCTTTTTGATGAAGTAACCGCCTCTTTAGACCCTGAAATGGTTAAAGAAGTTTTAGAAGTGATTTTAGAATTAGCTAAAACGGGCATGAGCATGGTGATTGTAACGCATGAAATGAAATTCGCCCAAAAAATCGCTAGTAAAATCGTGTTTTTTGATAGCGGTAAGATCGCTGAAGAAAATAGCGCTAAAGAGTTTTTTAACCACCCTAAATCTCAAAGAGCGCAAAAATTTTTAGAAACTTTTCATTTTTTAGGGAGTTGTTAA
- a CDS encoding transporter substrate-binding domain-containing protein → MKTNKLFKAWGLFLILIALVFNACSDSHKEKKDALEVIKQRGVLKVGVFSDKPPFGSVDSKGKYQGYDVVIAKRIVLDLLGDENKIEFIPVEASARVEFLKANKVDVIMANFTRTKEREAVVDFAKPYMKVALGVISKDGAIKNIEELKDKELIVNKGTTADFYFTKNYPHIKLLKFEQNTETFLALLKDKAIALAHDNTLLLAWAKQHPEFKLGITNLGDKDVIAPAIKKGNPKLLEWLNNEIDSLISSGFLKEAYQETLAPIYGDGIKPEEIIFE, encoded by the coding sequence ATGAAAACCAATAAGCTTTTTAAGGCATGGGGACTATTTTTAATTTTGATCGCTTTAGTCTTTAATGCATGCTCTGATAGCCATAAAGAAAAGAAAGACGCTTTAGAAGTCATTAAACAAAGGGGGGTTTTAAAAGTGGGGGTTTTTAGCGATAAACCTCCTTTTGGCTCTGTGGATTCTAAAGGGAAATATCAAGGTTATGATGTAGTTATCGCTAAACGCATAGTGCTTGATTTATTGGGCGATGAAAATAAGATAGAGTTTATTCCCGTAGAAGCCTCAGCTAGGGTGGAATTTTTAAAGGCCAATAAAGTGGATGTTATCATGGCTAATTTCACGCGCACTAAAGAAAGAGAAGCGGTCGTAGATTTTGCTAAGCCGTATATGAAAGTCGCTTTAGGGGTTATCTCTAAAGATGGGGCGATTAAAAATATAGAAGAGTTGAAAGATAAAGAGCTTATTGTGAATAAAGGCACGACAGCAGATTTTTATTTCACTAAAAATTACCCCCATATCAAACTTTTAAAATTTGAGCAAAACACAGAGACTTTTCTAGCCCTTTTAAAAGATAAGGCTATCGCATTAGCCCATGATAACACTCTCTTACTCGCTTGGGCGAAACAACACCCTGAATTTAAATTGGGTATTACAAACCTTGGCGATAAGGATGTGATCGCTCCAGCGATTAAAAAAGGCAACCCTAAACTTTTAGAATGGCTGAATAATGAAATTGATTCTCTCATTTCTAGCGGCTTTTTAAAAGAAGCTTATCAAGAGACTTTAGCACCCATTTATGGGGATGGAATCAAGCCGGAAGAAATTATTTTTGAATGA